Proteins co-encoded in one Alcanivorax sp. genomic window:
- a CDS encoding acetyl-CoA C-acetyltransferase: MTEAYIYDAIRTPRGRGKKDGSLHTVKPISLVVGLINELKARFPNMDPAMIDDIVMGIVSPLGDQGGVLPKIAALAAGLPETVSGLQINRFCASGLEAVNLGAMKVRSGFEDLVLAGGVEVMSRVPMGSDGTPWALDPETNYDTGFIPQGIGADLIATVEGFTRKDVDEYAANSQARAAEAWDKGYFAKSVVPVKDMNGLVVLDRDEHVRKGTTAEALGNLNPSFAMMGEMGGFDAVALQKYHWLEEINHVHTPGNSSGIVDGATLLLMGNKDAGDKIGAKPRGRIVATAVSGADPTIMLTGPAPAARKALAKAGMTADQIDLWEINEAFASVAMRFMKDMEISYDITNVNGGAIAMGHPLGATGAMIVGTVLDELERRDQKFGLCTLCVGAGMGIATIVERL, from the coding sequence ATGACCGAAGCCTATATTTACGACGCGATTCGTACGCCCCGAGGCCGGGGCAAGAAAGACGGCTCGCTGCATACCGTGAAGCCGATTTCCCTGGTGGTTGGCCTGATTAATGAACTCAAGGCCCGCTTCCCGAACATGGACCCGGCGATGATCGACGACATCGTCATGGGCATCGTGTCCCCGCTGGGTGATCAGGGTGGTGTACTGCCCAAGATTGCTGCACTGGCTGCCGGTCTGCCGGAAACCGTTTCCGGTCTGCAGATCAACCGTTTCTGCGCATCTGGTCTGGAAGCGGTCAATCTGGGTGCCATGAAAGTACGTTCCGGTTTTGAAGACCTGGTACTGGCTGGTGGTGTGGAGGTCATGAGCCGTGTTCCCATGGGCTCTGACGGTACCCCCTGGGCGCTGGATCCGGAAACCAACTACGACACCGGCTTTATCCCGCAGGGCATCGGTGCTGACCTGATTGCCACCGTGGAAGGCTTCACCCGCAAGGACGTTGACGAGTACGCAGCCAACTCCCAGGCCCGTGCAGCTGAAGCCTGGGACAAGGGCTACTTCGCCAAGTCCGTTGTGCCGGTTAAAGACATGAACGGCTTGGTGGTTCTGGACCGTGACGAGCACGTCCGCAAGGGCACCACTGCTGAAGCACTGGGCAACCTGAACCCGTCCTTCGCCATGATGGGCGAGATGGGCGGTTTCGATGCTGTGGCCCTGCAGAAGTACCACTGGCTGGAAGAGATCAACCACGTTCATACCCCGGGTAACTCCTCCGGTATCGTGGATGGCGCCACCCTGCTGCTGATGGGTAACAAGGACGCCGGTGACAAGATCGGTGCCAAGCCCCGCGGCCGTATCGTTGCTACCGCAGTGAGCGGTGCTGATCCCACCATCATGCTGACCGGCCCGGCGCCGGCTGCCCGCAAGGCCCTGGCCAAGGCCGGCATGACCGCCGACCAGATCGACCTGTGGGAAATCAACGAAGCCTTCGCGTCCGTTGCCATGCGTTTCATGAAGGACATGGAGATCAGCTACGACATCACCAACGTGAACGGTGGTGCCATCGCCATGGGTCACCCGCTGGGTGCTACCGGTGCCATGATCGTCGGCACCGTGCTCGACGAACTGGAGCGTCGCGACCAGAAATTCGGCCTCTGTACCCTGTGTGTGGGTGCAGGTATGGGTATCGCCACCATTGTTGAGCGCCTGTAA